The proteins below come from a single Panicum hallii strain FIL2 chromosome 7, PHallii_v3.1, whole genome shotgun sequence genomic window:
- the LOC112901262 gene encoding inositol-pentakisphosphate 2-kinase IPK1-like isoform X3, with product MEGVLQAGDAKDWVYKGEGAANLILSYTGSSPSMHGKVLRIKKILKDKSLPAPSCMVFSSYEQLLWGHIPELLDSVKQDCLAQAYAVHVMSKHLGANHVDGGVSVGVSRDFLELVEKNVLDSRPAWRVNASSIDNTADAALLIADHSLFSGNPRGSSCIAVEIKAKCGFLPSSEYISKENYIKKQVTRYKMHQHLKFHQGQISRTSEYNPLDLFSGSKERICMAIKSFFSTPQNNFRIFVDGSLVFGGMGGGADNVLPAEKDKCLEDLSKLSGLELPDFIELLSEAIFKSGVLGKLLATQKLDDHDIEGAIHLYYNIISQPCLVCKNITDVELLRKYTLLHSLSLDKSLKIVRDFLVSATSKDCSLMISFRPREGGTTDSVYDSVFLESVKQTYEYKAYFVDLDVKPLDKMEHYFALDQKIVNFYTRNQEVMPSPKGRPSSSRVAEPTYR from the exons ATGGAAGGTGTTCTGCAAGCGGGAGATGCCAAGGACTGGGTTTACAAAGGGGAGGGCGCTGCGAATCTCATCCTCAGCTACACGGGCTCATCACCTTCCATG CATGGGAAGGTACTGCGGATCAAGAAGATTCTAAAAGACAAGTCTCTACCGGCACCAAGTTGTATGGTCTTCTCAAGTTATGAGCAACTCCTGTGGGGCCATATCCCAGAATTGCTTGACTCTGTCAAACAAGATTGCTTGGCTCAAGCCTATGCGGTGCATGTTATGAGCAAACATCTCGGTGCTAATCATGTTGATGGCGGG GTTTCTGTAGGTGTCTCTAGGGATTTTCTGGAACTTGTTGAAAAGAATGTTCTTGACAGCCGTCCTGCTTGGAGAGTGAATGCAAGTTCAATTGATAACACTGCTGATGCTGCTCTTCTAATAGCAGATCATTCTTTATTTTCTG GTAACCCTAGAGGCAGCAGTTGCATAGCTGTGGAGATAAAG GCCAAATGTGGGTTTCTGCCATCATCAGAATATATATCAAAAGAAAACTACATCAAGAAACAAGTAACAAGATATAAGATGCATCAGCACCTCAAATTTCATCAGGGTCAG ATATCGAGGACTAGtgaatacaatcctcttgaTCTATTTTCTGGGTCAAAAGAAAGGATATGCATGGCCATCAAGTCATTTTTCTCAACTCCTCAGAACAACTTCAGAATTTTTGTCGATGGTTCTTTAGTTTTTGGTGGCATGGGAGGTGGTGCAGATAATGTTCTTCCTGCTGAAAAAGACAAGTGTCTTGAAGATCTCAGCAAGCTTAGTGGCCTAGAACTACCCGACTTCATTGAGCTCCTGTCGGAGGCGATTTTTAAATCTGGAGTACTAGGTAAACTGTTGGCCACCCAAAAGCTGGACGATCATGACATTGAAGGGGCAATTCATTTGTACTACAATATAATTTCGCAGCCTTGTTTGGTGTGCAAAAATATAACTGATGTAGAGCTATTGCGGAAGTACACTCTCTTGCATTCTCTTTCGTTGGACAAGAGCTTGAAGATTGTCAGGGACTTTCTTGTTTCTGCTACTTCAAAGGACTGTAGCCTGATGATCAGCTTTCGGCCAAGAGAGGGTGGAACTACAGATTCTGTGTATGATTCAGTATTTCTTGAATCAGTGAAGCAAACCTATGAGTACAAG GCATATTTCGTCGATCTGGATGTGAAACCTCTGGATAAGATGGAACATTATTTTGCACTGGATCAGAAGATAGTCAATTTCTACACAAGAAATCAGGAGGTCATGCCATCTCCGAAG GGCCGACCTTCTagctcccgggtggcagagccaacctacAGATGA
- the LOC112901262 gene encoding inositol-pentakisphosphate 2-kinase IPK1-like isoform X2: MEGVLQAGDAKDWVYKGEGAANLILSYTGSSPSMHGKVLRIKKILKDKSLPAPSCMVFSSYEQLLWGHIPELLDSVKQDCLAQAYAVHVMSKHLGANHVDGGVSVGVSRDFLELVEKNVLDSRPAWRVNASSIDNTADAALLIADHSLFSGNPRGSSCIAVEIKAKCGFLPSSEYISKENYIKKQVTRYKMHQHLKFHQGQISRTSEYNPLDLFSGSKERICMAIKSFFSTPQNNFRIFVDGSLVFGGMGGGADNVLPAEKDKCLEDLSKLSGLELPDFIELLSEAIFKSGVLGKLLATQKLDDHDIEGAIHLYYNIISQPCLVCKNITDVELLRKYTLLHSLSLDKSLKIVRDFLVSATSKDCSLMISFRPREGGTTDSVYDSVFLESVKQTYEYKAYFVDLDVKPLDKMEHYFALDQKIVNFYTRNQEVMPSPKVTNTKDAVGSRGPTF, from the exons ATGGAAGGTGTTCTGCAAGCGGGAGATGCCAAGGACTGGGTTTACAAAGGGGAGGGCGCTGCGAATCTCATCCTCAGCTACACGGGCTCATCACCTTCCATG CATGGGAAGGTACTGCGGATCAAGAAGATTCTAAAAGACAAGTCTCTACCGGCACCAAGTTGTATGGTCTTCTCAAGTTATGAGCAACTCCTGTGGGGCCATATCCCAGAATTGCTTGACTCTGTCAAACAAGATTGCTTGGCTCAAGCCTATGCGGTGCATGTTATGAGCAAACATCTCGGTGCTAATCATGTTGATGGCGGG GTTTCTGTAGGTGTCTCTAGGGATTTTCTGGAACTTGTTGAAAAGAATGTTCTTGACAGCCGTCCTGCTTGGAGAGTGAATGCAAGTTCAATTGATAACACTGCTGATGCTGCTCTTCTAATAGCAGATCATTCTTTATTTTCTG GTAACCCTAGAGGCAGCAGTTGCATAGCTGTGGAGATAAAG GCCAAATGTGGGTTTCTGCCATCATCAGAATATATATCAAAAGAAAACTACATCAAGAAACAAGTAACAAGATATAAGATGCATCAGCACCTCAAATTTCATCAGGGTCAG ATATCGAGGACTAGtgaatacaatcctcttgaTCTATTTTCTGGGTCAAAAGAAAGGATATGCATGGCCATCAAGTCATTTTTCTCAACTCCTCAGAACAACTTCAGAATTTTTGTCGATGGTTCTTTAGTTTTTGGTGGCATGGGAGGTGGTGCAGATAATGTTCTTCCTGCTGAAAAAGACAAGTGTCTTGAAGATCTCAGCAAGCTTAGTGGCCTAGAACTACCCGACTTCATTGAGCTCCTGTCGGAGGCGATTTTTAAATCTGGAGTACTAGGTAAACTGTTGGCCACCCAAAAGCTGGACGATCATGACATTGAAGGGGCAATTCATTTGTACTACAATATAATTTCGCAGCCTTGTTTGGTGTGCAAAAATATAACTGATGTAGAGCTATTGCGGAAGTACACTCTCTTGCATTCTCTTTCGTTGGACAAGAGCTTGAAGATTGTCAGGGACTTTCTTGTTTCTGCTACTTCAAAGGACTGTAGCCTGATGATCAGCTTTCGGCCAAGAGAGGGTGGAACTACAGATTCTGTGTATGATTCAGTATTTCTTGAATCAGTGAAGCAAACCTATGAGTACAAG GCATATTTCGTCGATCTGGATGTGAAACCTCTGGATAAGATGGAACATTATTTTGCACTGGATCAGAAGATAGTCAATTTCTACACAAGAAATCAGGAGGTCATGCCATCTCCGAAGGTCACTAACACTAAAGACGCTGTTGGAAGCAGAG GGCCGACCTTCTag
- the LOC112901262 gene encoding inositol-pentakisphosphate 2-kinase IPK1-like isoform X1, giving the protein MEGVLQAGDAKDWVYKGEGAANLILSYTGSSPSMHGKVLRIKKILKDKSLPAPSCMVFSSYEQLLWGHIPELLDSVKQDCLAQAYAVHVMSKHLGANHVDGGVSVGVSRDFLELVEKNVLDSRPAWRVNASSIDNTADAALLIADHSLFSGNPRGSSCIAVEIKAKCGFLPSSEYISKENYIKKQVTRYKMHQHLKFHQGQISRTSEYNPLDLFSGSKERICMAIKSFFSTPQNNFRIFVDGSLVFGGMGGGADNVLPAEKDKCLEDLSKLSGLELPDFIELLSEAIFKSGVLGKLLATQKLDDHDIEGAIHLYYNIISQPCLVCKNITDVELLRKYTLLHSLSLDKSLKIVRDFLVSATSKDCSLMISFRPREGGTTDSVYDSVFLESVKQTYEYKAYFVDLDVKPLDKMEHYFALDQKIVNFYTRNQEVMPSPKVTNTKDAVGSRGGPNHPLEGPTF; this is encoded by the exons ATGGAAGGTGTTCTGCAAGCGGGAGATGCCAAGGACTGGGTTTACAAAGGGGAGGGCGCTGCGAATCTCATCCTCAGCTACACGGGCTCATCACCTTCCATG CATGGGAAGGTACTGCGGATCAAGAAGATTCTAAAAGACAAGTCTCTACCGGCACCAAGTTGTATGGTCTTCTCAAGTTATGAGCAACTCCTGTGGGGCCATATCCCAGAATTGCTTGACTCTGTCAAACAAGATTGCTTGGCTCAAGCCTATGCGGTGCATGTTATGAGCAAACATCTCGGTGCTAATCATGTTGATGGCGGG GTTTCTGTAGGTGTCTCTAGGGATTTTCTGGAACTTGTTGAAAAGAATGTTCTTGACAGCCGTCCTGCTTGGAGAGTGAATGCAAGTTCAATTGATAACACTGCTGATGCTGCTCTTCTAATAGCAGATCATTCTTTATTTTCTG GTAACCCTAGAGGCAGCAGTTGCATAGCTGTGGAGATAAAG GCCAAATGTGGGTTTCTGCCATCATCAGAATATATATCAAAAGAAAACTACATCAAGAAACAAGTAACAAGATATAAGATGCATCAGCACCTCAAATTTCATCAGGGTCAG ATATCGAGGACTAGtgaatacaatcctcttgaTCTATTTTCTGGGTCAAAAGAAAGGATATGCATGGCCATCAAGTCATTTTTCTCAACTCCTCAGAACAACTTCAGAATTTTTGTCGATGGTTCTTTAGTTTTTGGTGGCATGGGAGGTGGTGCAGATAATGTTCTTCCTGCTGAAAAAGACAAGTGTCTTGAAGATCTCAGCAAGCTTAGTGGCCTAGAACTACCCGACTTCATTGAGCTCCTGTCGGAGGCGATTTTTAAATCTGGAGTACTAGGTAAACTGTTGGCCACCCAAAAGCTGGACGATCATGACATTGAAGGGGCAATTCATTTGTACTACAATATAATTTCGCAGCCTTGTTTGGTGTGCAAAAATATAACTGATGTAGAGCTATTGCGGAAGTACACTCTCTTGCATTCTCTTTCGTTGGACAAGAGCTTGAAGATTGTCAGGGACTTTCTTGTTTCTGCTACTTCAAAGGACTGTAGCCTGATGATCAGCTTTCGGCCAAGAGAGGGTGGAACTACAGATTCTGTGTATGATTCAGTATTTCTTGAATCAGTGAAGCAAACCTATGAGTACAAG GCATATTTCGTCGATCTGGATGTGAAACCTCTGGATAAGATGGAACATTATTTTGCACTGGATCAGAAGATAGTCAATTTCTACACAAGAAATCAGGAGGTCATGCCATCTCCGAAGGTCACTAACACTAAAGACGCTGTTGGAAGCAGAGGTGGCCCTAATCACCCACTTGAAG GGCCGACCTTCTag
- the LOC112901484 gene encoding protein HEAT INTOLERANT 4-like produces the protein MARPRGKKRTAAQAAATDSSKPKAAAGDSTKPEAAAAAKEPAARGRGKRAKAPPKPKAETEYFPEKRNLEDLWLSAFPIGTEWENIDKIKEFNWNFENLEKTLEEGGELYGKTVYLFGSTEPQLLDVNGESKIVLIPIVVAVDCPFPPSDKIGINSVQRENEEIVPMKAMKMAWVPYVPLEDRLSRIDSLKTKIFTLGCTQRRSALKHLKTERVKKFDYCMPYYMPLNPPEDEDDTVVNIIYPLEPPIVCDFDWEMDDYEDFADEKVKDEVLPEDEKEKFKEFLKEKVRERKRELKQAKEARKKAIDDMDPKTREAFENIKFYKFYPVKTPDTPDVSNVKAKYINRYYRNAHYLM, from the exons ATGGCGCGGCCGAGGGGTAAGAAGCGCACGGCGGCCCAGGCGGCGGCCACTGACTCGAGCAAGCCGAAGGCTGCTGCTGGCGATTCGACCaagccggaggcggcggcggcggcgaaggagcCGGCCGCTCGGGGACGGGGGAAACGCGCCAAGGCGCCGCCCAAGCCCAAGGCCGAGACGGAGTACTTCCCGGAGAAGAGAAATTTG GAGGATCTATGGTTATCCGCTTTTCCTATCGGGACTGAG TGGGAAAACATTGATAAGATAAAGGAGTTCAACTGGAACTTCGAAAATTTAGAG AAAACACTAGAAGAAGGGGGAGAACTATATGGGAAGACAGTTTACTTATTTGGAAGCACTGAGC CACAACTACTGGATGTTAATGGTGAATCAAAGATAGTACTTATTCCTATTGTAGTTGCT GTAGACTGTCCGTTCCCTCCATCAGATAAAATTGGCATAAATTCTGTTCAAAGGGAAAATGAAGAAATAGTACCAATGAAGGCAATGAAGATGGCATGGGTGCCTTATGTTCCTCTTGAGGACCG GCTTAGCAGGATCGACAGTTTGAAAACAAAAATATTCACCCTCGGTTGCACCCAGCGGAG GTCTGCGCTGAAGCATCTCAAAACCGAGAGAGTCAAAAAGTTTGACTACTGCATGCCGT ATTATATGCCACTGAATCCTCCTGAAGACGAAGATGACACGGTTGTCAATATCATATATCCTCTAGAACCCCCG ATAGTTTGCGATTTTGATTGGGAAATGGATGATTATGAG GATTTTGCTGATGAGAAAGTCAAAGATGAAGTGTTGCCGGAGGATGAGAAAGAAAAATTTAAG GAATTTCTAAAGGAGAAGGTTAGAGAAAGGAAGAGAGAACTTAAACAG GCTAAAGAAGCCAGGAAGAAAGCTATCGATGACATGGATCCTAAGACTAGAGAGGCATTTGAAAACATCAAATTTTACAAATTTTATCCTGTGAAAACCCCTGACACACCGGATGTTTCCAATGTGAAG GCGAAGTACATTAACAGATATTACCGGAACGCACATTATCTGATGTAG
- the LOC112900901 gene encoding uncharacterized protein LOC112900901 — protein sequence MRVYQGLPPDGETSEEDEQQVLVAYANGLLAGAHSQAKRSRYSVKRIVVKRNIREGWHRLRLDYFDPHKVYPDAFFRRRFRVSPRLFCRVADAVTEYDDYFKEKENAAGKMGCHPYQKIAACFKMLATACTPDSLDREFRMSGSVIMESFKHFIQGVVDLFEQRYLRSPNETDIQALLQVAEDRGFPGMLGSLDCMHWVWEKCPVAWHGEHRGHTQKPTIILEAVVGPDLWFWHAFFGLPGSLNDINVLHRSPVFDDLASCNAPAVNFTVNGHHYDMGYYLADGIYPDWATLIKGVPSPVTEKQKLFTLKQSAYRKDVERAFGVLQAKFAIVKCPARMFMVADLKNITSCCIILHNMAVADERGLPLATTDDFEDATAPVLLPRNVPSIQTLIANHRKIEDRGMHHRLQEDLMEHVWNECGSTWGKDNGLLIACFC from the exons ATGCGCGTGTACCAAGGGCTACCTCCGGATGGGGAGACGAGTGAAGAAGACGAACAGCAGGTTCTCGTAGCATATGCAAATGGCCTACTTGCTGGTGCTCATAGCCAGGCCAAGCGGAGCCGTTACAGTGTCAAACGCATCGTGGTCAAGCGAAACATCCGGGAGGGTTGGCATCGTCTGCGTCTTGACTACTTTGACCCCCATAAAGTTTACCCCGACGCATTCTTCCGGAGGAG GTTTCGTGTGTCACCTAGGCTATTTTGCCGTGTAGCAGATGCTGTTACTGAGTACGATGACTACTTCAAGGAGAAGGAAAATGCTGCCGGGAAGATGGGATGCCATCCTTACCAGAAGATTGCTGCTTGCTTCAAAATGCTTGCCACCGCCTGCACACCTGATTCTCTGGACCGAGAGTTTCGTATGTCTGGCTCTGTCATTATGGAAAGCTTCAAGCATTTCATCCAGGGTGTAGTTGACCTCTTCGAACAACGCTACTTACGTAGCCCAAATGAGACCGATATACAGGCCTTGCTGCAGGTTGCTGAGGACAGAGGGTTCCCAGGAATGCTTGGAAGCTTAGACTGTATGCATTGGGTGTGGGAGAAATGCCCTGTTGCCTGGCACGGTGAGCACCGAGGACACACACAGAAGCCAACCATTATACTGGAGGCTGTGGTCGGGCCCGACCTATGGTTTTGGCACGCCTTCTTTGGTCTCCCTGGGTCACTAAACGATATCAACGTTCTCCATAGGTCCCCTGTTTTTGATGACCTCGCCTCTTGTAATGCCCCTGCTGTTAACTTCACAGTGAATGGTCACCATTACGACATGGGGTACTACCTGGCAGATGGCATATACCCGGATTGGGCGACACTAATCAAAGGAGTTCCTAGTCCAGTTACTGAGAAGCAGAAGCTCTTCACTTTAAAGCAGTCTGCTTACAGGAAGGATGTGGAGCGAGCATTCGGTGTGCTACAAGCAAAATTTGCAATTGTCAAATGTCCTGCCAGAATGTTCATGGTAGCAGATTTAAAGAACATCACGAGTTGTTGTATTATCCTGCACAACATGGCAGTTGCGGATGAGCGAGGACTTCCGCTGGCGACCACTGACGACTTCGAAGATGCCACTGCACCTGTGCTTCTCCCGAGGAACGTGCCAAGCATACAGACTTTGATAGCAAACCACAGAAAAATCGAAGATCGAGGCATGCATCACCGGCTGCAGGAAGACCTGATGGAGCATGTGTGGAACGAGTGTGGCAGCACCTGGGGTAAGGACAACGGATTGCTCATTGCTTGTTTCTGTTAG
- the LOC112899873 gene encoding molybdopterin biosynthesis protein CNX1 isoform X2, translated as MLQVEEALAAVLSAAAPARAAPRDVPLHEALGLVLAEDVRAPDPLPPFRASIKDGYAVVASDGPGEYPVITESRAGNDALGVVVAPGTVAYVTTGGPIPDGADAVVQVEDTEQVPAGADGSKRVRILVRAAEGQDIRNVGCDIEKDSIVLMSGEHIGPAEIGLLATVGVTTVKVYPRPTIAVFSTGDELVQPATATLSRGQIRDSNRAMLLAAAVQQKCKVVDLGIAQDTEESLKEHMDAALRSDADIILTSGGVSMGDRDLVKPCLAKMGKIHFEKIRMKPGKPLTFAEIITQDTSKPSKTVLAFGLPGNPVSCMVCFNLFVSPAIRLLSVCVHRVHVRLSHPLREDPHRTEFHRAVIRWVLDDGSGRPGYIAESTGHQASSRLLSMKSANALLEVPSTGQILAAGTSIQAILISDIISYPSDKPPAASDTRPSHFAPSSKSISMDVPQFAASQDAEVKVAILTVSDTVSSGAGPDRSGPRAVSVVNSSSEKLGGATVVATAVVPDEVDKIKGILVQWSDVDHVNLILTLGGTGFTPRDVTPEATKSVIEKEAPGLTFVMLQESLKITPFAMLSRATAGIRGSTLIINMPGNPNAVAECMEALLPALKHALKQIKGDKREKHPRHTPHAAAAPVDQWERSYRAASAGSGRGCSCEP; from the exons ATGCTGCAGGTGGaggaggcgctggcggcggtgctgtccgccgccgcgccggcccgcgccgcgccgcgcgacGTGCCGCTGCACGAGGCGCTCGGCCTCGTCCTCGCCGAGGACGTCCGCGCGCCCGACCCGCTCCCTCCCTTCCGCGCCTCCATCAAG GACGGGTACGCCGTCGTGGCCTCCGACGGGCCCGGGGAGTACCCGGTGATTACGGAGTCGAGGGCCGGCAACGACGCCCTCGGCGTGGTCGTTGCCCCGGGCACGGTCGCCTACGTCACCACCGGAG GGCCGATTCCCGATGGTGCTGATGCCGTCGTGCAAGTGGAGGACACCGAGCAGGTCCCCGCCGGAGCAGATGGGTCCAAGAGGGTTAGGATTTTGGTGCGGGCTGCTGAGGGGCAAGACATCCGCAATGTG GGATGTGACATAGAGAAGGATTCGATAGTGCTTATGTCTGGTGAGCACATTGGTCCTGCAGAAATTGGGCTACTTGCAACAGTGGGTGTGACTACTGTCAAG GTATACCCTCGACCAACCATTGCTGTATTTTCCACAGGGGATGAACTAGTGCAGCCAGCAACTGCCACCCTCAGTCGTGGTCAG ATTCGTGATTCCAACCGCGCCATGCTTCTAGCTGCTGCCGTTCAGCAGAAATGCAAAGTGGTTGACCTGGGTATTGCACAAGACACTGAAGAAAGTCTTAAAGAGCACATGGATGCAGCACTACGTTCTGATGCTGATATAATCCTTACTTCTGGTGGTGTTTCCATGGGTGACAGAGATCTTGTCAAACCCTGCCTAGCAAAGATGGGTAAAATTCACTTTGAGAAG ATCCGAATGAAACCAGGAAAGCCATTAACATTTGCTGAGATCATCACACAAGACACATCGAAGCCATCTAAAACAGTTCTGGCATTTGGTTTGCCTGGAAACCCAGTGAGCTGTATGGTTTGCTTCAATCTTTTTGTTAGTCCTGCAATTCGTCTCCTCTCAG TCTGTGTCCACAGAGTGCATGTGCGCCTATCACATCCTTTAAGAGAAGACCCACATCGCACAGAGTTTCACCGAGCAGTAATCAGATGGGTGCTTGATGATGGATCTGGTAGACCTGG TTATATAGCTGAGAGCACTGGTCATCAGGCTAGTAGCCGCCTCCTAAGTATGAAGTCCGCAAATGCTCTGCTGGAGGTACCATCGACTGGGCAGATATTGGCAGCTGGAACATCTATCCAAGCTATACTTATTTCAGACATAATTAGTTATCCTTCAGATAAACCACCCGCTGCTTCAGATACACGTCCATCTCATTTTGCTCCATCTTCAAAAAGTATTTCCATGGATGTACCTCAGTTTGCAGCTTCTCAAGATGCTGAAGTTAAAGTAGCAATTCTGACAGTAAGTGACACTGTTTCATCTGGTGCTGGCCCTGATAGGAG TGGCCCAAGAGCTGTATCTGTAGTGAATTCTTCATCAGAGAAACTGGGTGGAGCAACCGTGGTTGCTACTGCCGTTGTTCCTGATGAAGTGGACAAGATCAAGGGCATTCTAGTACAATGGAGTGATGTCGACCATGTTAACCTCATTCTGACATTAG GTGGTACTGGCTTCACACCTAGAGATGTCACACCAGAAGCAACAAAATCTGTGATAGAGAAAGAAGCACCAGGTCTCACATTTGTTATGCTTCAAGAGAGTTTGAAG ATTACACCATTCGCAATGTTATCCCGGGCAACGGCTGGAATTAGAGGATCGACTCTT ATCATCAACATGCCTGGCAACCCAAATGCTGTGGCGGAGTGCATGGAAGCGCTCCTCCCGGCGCTCAAGCATGCCCTTAAGCAGATAAAGGGTGACAAAAGGGAGAAGCACCCCCGCCACACCCCTCATGCTGCAGCAGCACCGGTGGACCAGTGGGAGCGGAGCTACAGAGCCGCGTCGGCTGGCAGTGGTCGGGGCTGCTCTTGCGAACCCTGA
- the LOC112899873 gene encoding molybdopterin biosynthesis protein CNX1 isoform X1 translates to MLQVEEALAAVLSAAAPARAAPRDVPLHEALGLVLAEDVRAPDPLPPFRASIKDGYAVVASDGPGEYPVITESRAGNDALGVVVAPGTVAYVTTGGPIPDGADAVVQVEDTEQVPAGADGSKRVRILVRAAEGQDIRNVGCDIEKDSIVLMSGEHIGPAEIGLLATVGVTTVKVYPRPTIAVFSTGDELVQPATATLSRGQIRDSNRAMLLAAAVQQKCKVVDLGIAQDTEESLKEHMDAALRSDADIILTSGGVSMGDRDLVKPCLAKMGKIHFEKIRMKPGKPLTFAEIITQDTSKPSKTVLAFGLPGNPVSCMVCFNLFVSPAIRLLSGWSNPHLQRVHVRLSHPLREDPHRTEFHRAVIRWVLDDGSGRPGYIAESTGHQASSRLLSMKSANALLEVPSTGQILAAGTSIQAILISDIISYPSDKPPAASDTRPSHFAPSSKSISMDVPQFAASQDAEVKVAILTVSDTVSSGAGPDRSGPRAVSVVNSSSEKLGGATVVATAVVPDEVDKIKGILVQWSDVDHVNLILTLGGTGFTPRDVTPEATKSVIEKEAPGLTFVMLQESLKITPFAMLSRATAGIRGSTLIINMPGNPNAVAECMEALLPALKHALKQIKGDKREKHPRHTPHAAAAPVDQWERSYRAASAGSGRGCSCEP, encoded by the exons ATGCTGCAGGTGGaggaggcgctggcggcggtgctgtccgccgccgcgccggcccgcgccgcgccgcgcgacGTGCCGCTGCACGAGGCGCTCGGCCTCGTCCTCGCCGAGGACGTCCGCGCGCCCGACCCGCTCCCTCCCTTCCGCGCCTCCATCAAG GACGGGTACGCCGTCGTGGCCTCCGACGGGCCCGGGGAGTACCCGGTGATTACGGAGTCGAGGGCCGGCAACGACGCCCTCGGCGTGGTCGTTGCCCCGGGCACGGTCGCCTACGTCACCACCGGAG GGCCGATTCCCGATGGTGCTGATGCCGTCGTGCAAGTGGAGGACACCGAGCAGGTCCCCGCCGGAGCAGATGGGTCCAAGAGGGTTAGGATTTTGGTGCGGGCTGCTGAGGGGCAAGACATCCGCAATGTG GGATGTGACATAGAGAAGGATTCGATAGTGCTTATGTCTGGTGAGCACATTGGTCCTGCAGAAATTGGGCTACTTGCAACAGTGGGTGTGACTACTGTCAAG GTATACCCTCGACCAACCATTGCTGTATTTTCCACAGGGGATGAACTAGTGCAGCCAGCAACTGCCACCCTCAGTCGTGGTCAG ATTCGTGATTCCAACCGCGCCATGCTTCTAGCTGCTGCCGTTCAGCAGAAATGCAAAGTGGTTGACCTGGGTATTGCACAAGACACTGAAGAAAGTCTTAAAGAGCACATGGATGCAGCACTACGTTCTGATGCTGATATAATCCTTACTTCTGGTGGTGTTTCCATGGGTGACAGAGATCTTGTCAAACCCTGCCTAGCAAAGATGGGTAAAATTCACTTTGAGAAG ATCCGAATGAAACCAGGAAAGCCATTAACATTTGCTGAGATCATCACACAAGACACATCGAAGCCATCTAAAACAGTTCTGGCATTTGGTTTGCCTGGAAACCCAGTGAGCTGTATGGTTTGCTTCAATCTTTTTGTTAGTCCTGCAATTCGTCTCCTCTCAGGTTGGTCAAATCCTCATCTGCAAAG AGTGCATGTGCGCCTATCACATCCTTTAAGAGAAGACCCACATCGCACAGAGTTTCACCGAGCAGTAATCAGATGGGTGCTTGATGATGGATCTGGTAGACCTGG TTATATAGCTGAGAGCACTGGTCATCAGGCTAGTAGCCGCCTCCTAAGTATGAAGTCCGCAAATGCTCTGCTGGAGGTACCATCGACTGGGCAGATATTGGCAGCTGGAACATCTATCCAAGCTATACTTATTTCAGACATAATTAGTTATCCTTCAGATAAACCACCCGCTGCTTCAGATACACGTCCATCTCATTTTGCTCCATCTTCAAAAAGTATTTCCATGGATGTACCTCAGTTTGCAGCTTCTCAAGATGCTGAAGTTAAAGTAGCAATTCTGACAGTAAGTGACACTGTTTCATCTGGTGCTGGCCCTGATAGGAG TGGCCCAAGAGCTGTATCTGTAGTGAATTCTTCATCAGAGAAACTGGGTGGAGCAACCGTGGTTGCTACTGCCGTTGTTCCTGATGAAGTGGACAAGATCAAGGGCATTCTAGTACAATGGAGTGATGTCGACCATGTTAACCTCATTCTGACATTAG GTGGTACTGGCTTCACACCTAGAGATGTCACACCAGAAGCAACAAAATCTGTGATAGAGAAAGAAGCACCAGGTCTCACATTTGTTATGCTTCAAGAGAGTTTGAAG ATTACACCATTCGCAATGTTATCCCGGGCAACGGCTGGAATTAGAGGATCGACTCTT ATCATCAACATGCCTGGCAACCCAAATGCTGTGGCGGAGTGCATGGAAGCGCTCCTCCCGGCGCTCAAGCATGCCCTTAAGCAGATAAAGGGTGACAAAAGGGAGAAGCACCCCCGCCACACCCCTCATGCTGCAGCAGCACCGGTGGACCAGTGGGAGCGGAGCTACAGAGCCGCGTCGGCTGGCAGTGGTCGGGGCTGCTCTTGCGAACCCTGA